In the Nitrospirota bacterium genome, one interval contains:
- a CDS encoding DUF4416 family protein — MFTAILFGSEGVFNAARERLSSALGPIDMESPVWTWSNSTYYEKEMGTDLKRTFLFYERPI, encoded by the coding sequence TTGTTTACAGCAATATTGTTTGGAAGTGAAGGTGTTTTTAACGCCGCACGTGAAAGGCTATCGTCAGCTTTGGGCCCGATTGATATGGAAAGTCCTGTCTGGACATGGTCCAATTCAACCTATTATGAAAAAGAGATGGGCACTGACCTGAAGAGGACATTTTTATTTTATGAACGCCCCATC